Sequence from the Gemmatimonadaceae bacterium genome:
GTCAGAGTCGGCGCTCCGGTGACGTTCACTGTGAACGGCTATCCGGGACGCACCTTCACCGGACGGGTGACGCGCGTGAATCCCACCGCGGATCCCGCGACACGGCAGGTCCGGGTCTTCATCTCGATACCGAATGCCGAAGGCCGTCTGGTGGGCGGACTGTTCGCGAACGGAAGACTGGCGAGCGAAAGCCACACTGGACTCGTCGTTCCGATGACGGCGGTGGACTCGCGGAGCAACGTGCCCGCTGTATTCCGAATCAAGGGCGGCAAGGTGGAGCGTGTTCCCGTGCAGCTCGGGCTCAAGGATGAAGGCTCGGAGAAGATAGAGATCCGTTCAGGGGTGCAGGCGGGTGACACGCTTCTGCTCGGCGCGGCGCAGGGCATCACCCCGGGAACGATCGTGAAAGTGTCGGCGCCTTCCGACAAGGCGCAAGGCAAACCCCAGGAGTAACTGCAATGGTAATTTCGGATTTCGCAATCAAGCGCCCGATGATCACCATCGTCACGATGGTGGCGCTTGTCGTGTTTGGTCTTTTCGCGCTCTTCCGCCTCCAGACTGACGAGTTCCCCGACGTTCAGCAGCCGGTCGTGCTCGCCGGCATCCCGTATCCCGGTGCGTCGCCGGAAGGTGTGGAGCGCGAAGTTATGAAGCCCGTAGAGGATGCGATCAAGGGAATATCGGGCGTGGACAAGATCTTTGGAACGGCGTCCGACGGCTACGCACAGGTCGTCGTTGTCTTTCTGTTCGAGAAGGACATGTCGCAGGCGACGCAGGATATTCGCGACGCGATTTCCTCGATTCGCGCCGATCTCCCGGTCGAGATGAAGGAGCCGATCCTGCGACGGATGGATCCTTCCGACCGCCCGGTCGTTTCGCTCACGCTCGCGTCGGACACGTATTCGCCGGCACAGCTGACGCGAATGGCCGATCCCGCGATCACGAGCGCCATCAAGGGAATCCCCGGTGTCTCTCAGGTGAGCATCGTCGGCGAAGTGAAGCGCGAGATGACGATTCAACTGAGACCACAGGCGCTGCAGGCAGCGGGGATCAGCGTCGCGCAGGTAGTGCAGGCTCTCCAGGCGCAGAATCTCGCGGCTCCTGTCGGCCGCGTGAACGGCAGTCTCGACGAGCGCACGATCCGCTTGCAGGGGCGCCTCGATGGCCCCGCCGATTTCATGCAGCTCGTTGTGGCCGCGCGTAACGGGCAGATCGTGCGGCTTGGACAGATCGCAGACGCTCTCGACGGCACGCAGGAGCAGAGAACGCTCGCTCTCCACTGGAAGCGCGGAGATGATGCCAACGGACCGCTCAACGGCAGAGAAGCGGTCGGCATAGACATCACCAAGTCCAAGGGCTACAGCACGACCGCGGTGAGCGCGAAGATCCAGGAGACCGTTTCACGCCTGGAGAAAACGCTGCCCCCCGGCGTGAAGATGGATGTCGTCCGTGATTCCGGCGTACGCGTCGCCGCGTCGGTGAGAAACGTCGAGGAAGCGCTGCTCGAAGGCGCGCTCCTCACGGTTCTCGTGGTGTTCATCTTTCTGAACTCGTGGCGATCCACTGTCATCACTGGACTGGCGCTACCGGTCTCGGTTCTTGCGTCGTTCATTGCCGTGTGGGCGTTCGGATTCACTCTCAACACGATGTCCCTGCTCGGCCTATCGCTGGCGATCGGTATCCTGATTGACGACGCGATCGTAGTGCGCGAGAACATCGTGCGACACATCGAGATGGGTAAGGATCACATGACAGCCGCGCACGAGGGGACCGACGAGATCGGACTCGCCGTGGCCGCCACGACGTTCTCCATCGTCGCGGTGTTCGTGCCCGTCGGGTTCATGTATGGAGTCGCGGGCCAGTGGTTCAAGCCCTTTGCGCTGACGATCGCGAGCTCGGTGCTCGTATCGCTATTCGTGTCGTTTTCGCTCGACCCGATGCTCTCCGCCTACTGGGCGGACCCGCAGGTGGAAGCGCACGAGCGCAGGAACCCGATCGCCCGTGCACTCGACCGCTTCAACCAGTGGTTCAACCGGCAGGCCGAGCGCTACAAGAAGCTCATCGGATGGGCACTGGATCACCGGGTCGCGATGGTCGGACTCGCGCTTGCATCGTTCGCCGGCGCGCTGGCGTTGCCGGCGGTCGGTCTCGTCGGAACCGGATTGTTCGGATCCAACGACAGATCGGAGCTCAACATTGGAATCGAGACTCCTCCCGGCTCGAACCTGGATTACACGAGGATCAAGGCGGAAGAAGCGGCACGCATGGCACGCGCACATCCCGAGGTTCTCTACACGTACACGACTCTCGGTGGTGGGACCGGCGCCGTGGACAAGGGGAACATCTACATCCGCCTTGTTCACAAGAACGAGCGACACATTGGTGTCGAGGACTTCGGCCGCAGGCTGCGGACCGAAATCGGGCACATTGGCGGCGTGACGATGACAGTCTTCACCAGCGATTTCCAGGGCGCGCAGAAGCAGATTCAGCTTCAGCTGCGCGGTGGAACGCCGGAGGCGCTCAATCTCGCTGCCGAGCAGGTCAAGGAGCAGGTGAAGCAGGTGCCGGGGGCCGTGGATGTCGGTCTTTCAACCAAGGGACAGAAGCCCGAGCTCGAGGTCGAGCTCAATCGCGGCCTCGCGGGCACGATCGGTGTGACTGTCGGTCAGGTTGCTCAATCGCTGCGCCCCGCGTTCGCCGGGATCAAGGCAGGTGACTGGGTCGATCCGACCGGAGAAATGCGCGAAGTCAACGTACGGCTGGCGCCGGAAGCCCGGCAGCGCGCGAGCGACCTCGAGCGGCTTCCGCTCGTGATCCAGGGACCGTCGGGCTCCGAAACACTTCCGCTCGGCCAGATCGCCAGCGTCAGGCAGGGACTCGGCCCTGCGCAGATAACGCATCTCGATGCCGAGCTCGTCGTGACCGTCGAGGCGAACACCTCCGGACGGTCGCTGGGCGAAGTGATGAAGGATATCAACGCACGTATTGACAATCTCAATCTCCCACCTGGCGTCCACATGACGCAGGGCGGAGAAGTGGACAGCCAGAAGGAAGTGTTCGGACGCATCTTCGCGGCGCTCGGCATCGCGGTGCTGCTCATGTACTTCATTCTCGTGGTGCAGTTCGGATCGTTCCTCGAGCCGCTGGCCATTCTCATCTCGCTGCCGCTGTCGCTCATCGGCGTGATGCTGATGCTGATGATCACTGGCGACACGATCAACATCATGAGCCTCATCGGGGTGATTCTCCTGATGGGCATCGTGGCAAAAAACGCGATCCTGCTGATCGACTTCGCGAAGTGGGCGCGCGAGAG
This genomic interval carries:
- a CDS encoding efflux RND transporter permease subunit, which encodes MVISDFAIKRPMITIVTMVALVVFGLFALFRLQTDEFPDVQQPVVLAGIPYPGASPEGVEREVMKPVEDAIKGISGVDKIFGTASDGYAQVVVVFLFEKDMSQATQDIRDAISSIRADLPVEMKEPILRRMDPSDRPVVSLTLASDTYSPAQLTRMADPAITSAIKGIPGVSQVSIVGEVKREMTIQLRPQALQAAGISVAQVVQALQAQNLAAPVGRVNGSLDERTIRLQGRLDGPADFMQLVVAARNGQIVRLGQIADALDGTQEQRTLALHWKRGDDANGPLNGREAVGIDITKSKGYSTTAVSAKIQETVSRLEKTLPPGVKMDVVRDSGVRVAASVRNVEEALLEGALLTVLVVFIFLNSWRSTVITGLALPVSVLASFIAVWAFGFTLNTMSLLGLSLAIGILIDDAIVVRENIVRHIEMGKDHMTAAHEGTDEIGLAVAATTFSIVAVFVPVGFMYGVAGQWFKPFALTIASSVLVSLFVSFSLDPMLSAYWADPQVEAHERRNPIARALDRFNQWFNRQAERYKKLIGWALDHRVAMVGLALASFAGALALPAVGLVGTGLFGSNDRSELNIGIETPPGSNLDYTRIKAEEAARMARAHPEVLYTYTTLGGGTGAVDKGNIYIRLVHKNERHIGVEDFGRRLRTEIGHIGGVTMTVFTSDFQGAQKQIQLQLRGGTPEALNLAAEQVKEQVKQVPGAVDVGLSTKGQKPELEVELNRGLAGTIGVTVGQVAQSLRPAFAGIKAGDWVDPTGEMREVNVRLAPEARQRASDLERLPLVIQGPSGSETLPLGQIASVRQGLGPAQITHLDAELVVTVEANTSGRSLGEVMKDINARIDNLNLPPGVHMTQGGEVDSQKEVFGRIFAALGIAVLLMYFILVVQFGSFLEPLAILISLPLSLIGVMLMLMITGDTINIMSLIGVILLMGIVAKNAILLIDFAKWARERDGLSRREALIQAGAIRLRPILMTTLALIAGMIPVALGRGEGAEFRAPLGRAVIGGVITSTMLTLVVIPTFYEIMDEWREWVMGKFGLNPKGTGDHRIPPGVTPAPEGAMSSARS